In a genomic window of Pieris brassicae chromosome 7, ilPieBrab1.1, whole genome shotgun sequence:
- the LOC123712089 gene encoding uncharacterized protein LOC123712089 isoform X2 — translation MDVPSIRTPVLRAIPLSSNDGDPEPDSTNHESIIKSAHKEENKEVNYDTNEKRCEEEMSVDSLPRIVRIEEANLENVGHIAYPILQDDDTTNVNFVENTATIIQAPLNSAIVQNVTKLPQNFTINMDGAVGNIASIQNVSQDVTGSQTLWLPTILATSAPNNIKNEEDRPGSVSQIIITSESYMTDPSPRRANIIEANYSNRPKNSKVQILSNISLPKNSNYTQQYISQTKDMTTQVYGTQNHVYKLSANVVSQKQMNNSVLCTKPPKSQSLIGGATLSPAVINNSPVKNVSYGHTFTKSTNISKVNNGANLNAMVAASTSSMQCHILSRVVSGPNKVSVHGKKSVNAVKGKNSQVQKNQSRPIKIIQQAGTAQKSESKTWPVTNVTYKTATSFAESNTSKVIQKVGSPNKNQTLKVQKTERLVLQSPCGPVLLTTAPVATNLTKGPHYVQSGATPNLRYVQTYGAENQLSTISQVSANQQLTAQILQSLSQPKLMGQSPANISLKRNNILLSPQAIEEPLEIKPTKQKRIMYGDKSTLLTADDIIGTEERPNLSEELRRYSHQGLVFVMLDHTYALPVQKQPVVSSPTSVAITSTTTTVAVTLTTPPPIVSPMILSTPAPISPMKTSPALTGTFDLALTPVPTPPISVPIPVTSLPLSSITYKPQTQPNQDDDTASIISSIEGERRPPEQGGSDTETAPEGEEEGKTRCICDFTHDDGYMICCDRCGEWQHVDCMGIDRNNIPDAYMCELCQPRTVDRRHARAIQLRKREELSALGASDSDSSECHRLPGQRRKRLLTVTTYTNTSGSCVTTYNSNVPVLPPLPQPSLPPLPPKRGPKRPKKAEMVKKVTKRKLTEKRVKRKKEMMLNRNKYNSNVSNNQMHWRDLYEIAVTNHYSPELRAKIMKYSSKLGNSSNMASAITAHLCTTVPHAGGKILIATKDLKENTPIIELRGKYMLSNQHRPPLQNSARAGSQKPGPFVFFYRLPKDNTQICIDTRTYGNEARFVRRSCKPNAELQHCIVKGALHVYLATIGVIQSNTEITVGHDSDNSKQPCACGNPKHCKINGFSPVSLPPRKSMDLPLREKRSRNRCYSSSSPLSPPLGSILTTPTKENPPSFKCEPPSIKQEKRSPIKHELPPMSPIKEPMLSPEYYEPIKSESDVKEEYHQEIDLTAKEEMKSDLDEPDFVKIEPKFEEKPKVIIQSYTQFKPDDTMEFEKLQTKLEIFEAKEEPILPTFYAKMEKLNESLEMKVEQLKKEEPVKELPEKFEEPELEEPKEEKPKMEDVTEEENLLAKEVTAKSACYDRSARTSRTTCVNQDSLDDKTDDSQDKLPTTSKGKEKRKMTREERKMEAIMKAFERMERAEQRKQEVKERQKRRESDPHPHNFTEKEDEEDTHNSFKKRKRRRGRARTSSQSNRRRLNSADSDLVTSGDEAQPFSPPHEPCRNDPVTPINEIKPQESMPDNLGLSSACLLVEAAVGSVESAFKQPKTKKTMANEWIGRSPERTPSPYNSPYRPSLVSTTSLESLVRVASTMIGDLSGGQDYQEEEQLQSPPLTPGKDRSRPPKKAKRVTRSTPAIETPELPQNHSAKKRWLRQAISEESDSPCLDTFVSESPPNEMVTPLKKRRMARESLSCDQNPHDTCNDEVSPVMTSEDSPVKEDSLALARQYKRNIMDMYARDRTRSDSGQGSDDQCNIDHDVLNVKLGAHNTEHIRRIIGVPDDIPEVPKEEDVAINNNNNLEVEETNNKVVPMEIDTTVITQSKIESNEVHTDLKYSDSPIEKVQSSQSADTSGNSSPQRDEMDDIQKKIHSFHTENILFLKSRNKKPPKEKRKKVNLNFDLNMVDDQISIQLRTDDTSNSEFNGDIHDDTNSHEEMKISPENIPLPPVESIPLPAPETIPLPEEINLMAIVPPPETIPLPEEPMNPLNQIETCPDSPKLEAVERPSVLDSAPFSPRFGSTGLFSGLFSNMPNSFKDSSINENIPNMSLIKSAIDRTTSLDASIFDKDSITPVDELKSVQEILTRVNNMDSNNSVLLSGVLKSSNKGGLLNAPVPSSSPARPTKPYCPRTNDPRLNPPPADKPKPVRRKLSITEYRKRHKGATASDEASAEGGELGLGPEWSSGSTNSSGSASLSPQRLEAAAAAAVDELEQRLHKDLGSHMPKGVFDAQPTASERQRENLSSRLRKEFGLALPDDEESRPATEPSDVVEVAKRCER, via the exons ATGGATGTACCAAGTATTCGCACTCCTGTTTTAAGGGCCATCCCCTTGTCCAGTAATGATGGTGATCCAGAACCAGACTCCACTAACCatgaaagtattataaaatctgCACATAAAGAAGAAAACAAAGAAGTCAATTATGACACCAATGAAAAGAGATGTGAAGAGGAAATGTCAGTAGATTCCCTTCCTAGAATAGTGAGAATTGAAGAAGCAAATCTTGAAAATGTGGGACACATTGCATATCCCATATTACAAGATGATGATACAACTAATGTTAATTTCGTAGAAAACACAGCAACTATAATTCAAGCACCTCTCAATAGTGCTATTGTTCAGAATGTTACTAAATTGCCACAaaactttacaataaatatggaTGGTGCTGTCGGTAACATAGCATCTATACAAAATGTATCCCAAGATGTTACAGGGAGCCAAACTTTATGGCTACCTACAATTTTAGCTACTAGTGcaccaaataatattaaaaatgaagaaGACAGACCAGGAAGTGTATCACAAATCATAATTACTAGTGAAAGTTATATGACTGATCCTAGCCCTAGGAGAGCCAATATAATAGAAGCCAATTATTCCAATCGCCCGAAGAACTCTAAAGTTCAGATCTTAAGTAACATATCTTTACCTAAAAATTCAAACTATACTCAACAATACATTTCCCAAACGAAAGATATGACGACACAAGTATATGGAACACAGAATCATGTTTATAAACTAAGTGCTAATGTTGTATCACAAAAGCAAATGAACAATTCAGTACTTTGTACTAAACCACCCAAAAGTCAGTCACTTATTGGTGGTGCAACATTATCACCTGCAGTCATAAATAATAGCCCGGTAAAGAATGTTTCTTATGGGCATACATTTACTAAAAGCACAAACATAAGTAAGGTAAACAATGGTGCTAATTTGAATGCAATGGTTGCCGCATCCACTAGTAGCATGCAGTGTCACATTTTATCTCGGGTGGTCTCTGGACCTAACAAAGTGTCAGTGCATGGGAAAAAATCTGTAAACGCTGTAAAGGGAAAAAATTCCCAAGTGCAAAAAAATCAATCGAgacctattaaaataatacagcaGGCTGGTACTGCTCAAAAATCAGAAAGCAAGACATGGCCCGTTACCAATGTCACTTACAAGACTGCCACTTCTTTTGCGGAATCAAATACTTCAAAAGTAATACAAAAGGTTGGTAGTCCTAACAAAAACCAAACTCTAAAAGTGCAGAAAACTGAGAGATTGGTGCTGCAATCTCCTTGTGGGCCAGTATTGCTTACAACAGCTCCTGTGGCGACAAACCTGACAAAAGGCCCTCATTATGTTCAGTCTGGTGCAACACCCAATCTAAGATATGTTCAGACATATGGTGCTGAGAACCAACTTTCCACCATATCCCAGGTGTCGGCTAACCAACAATTGACAGCACAAATACTACAATCACTGTCACAACCAAAACTTATGGGACAAAGCCCCGcaaatatttccttaaaacGGAACAATATTCTTTTGTCACCACAGGCTATTGAGGAACCTCTGGAAATAAAaccaacaaaacaaaagaggattatgta tggaGACAAATCAACTTTACTCACGGCAGATGATATCATAGGCACTGAAGAGAGACCTAACTTGTCTGAAGAGTTACGTCGATACTCACATCAGGGATTAGTCTTTGTCATGTTAGATCACACATATGCATTGCCAGTACAAAAGCAACCAGTGGTTTCATCACCAACGAGTGTGGCTATTACTTCTACTACTACCACAGTAGCTGTAACTCTTACTACACCACCACCTATTGTGTCACCAATGATATTGTCAACACCAGCGCCAATCAGTCCTATGAAAACTTCACCAGCTCTCACTGGCACATTTGACTTAGCCTTGACTCCAGTACCGACACCTCCAATCTCAGTACCGATTCCAGTTACATCTTTGCCTTTAAGCTCTATAACCTATAAACCCCAAACACAACCGAATCAAGACGATGATACAGCGTCTATTATTTCCTCTATTGAGGGTGAGAGGAGGCCACCTGAGCAAGGGGGAAGTGATACGGAGACCGCCCCTGAAGGCGAGGAAGAAGGGAAAACTAGGTGTATCTGTGATTTTACCCATGACGATGGATATATGATATGTTGCGACCGATGTGGAGAATGGCAACATGTTGACTGTATGGGCATCGACAGAAATAACATACCTGATGCCTATATGTGTGAGCTCTGCCAGCCCCGCACTGTAGATCGTCGTCATGCTCGTGCCATACAGCTAAGAAAACGGGAAGAATTGAGCGCTCTCGGAGCATCGGATTCAGATTCTTCAGAATGCCATCGACTTCCAGGACAAAGACGAAAGAGGTTATTGACTGTAACAACGTATACCAACACAAGTGGCAGTTGTGTCACTACTTATAACTCAAATGTCCCAGTATTACCGCCCTTACCGCAGCCGTCTCTACCCCCGTTGCCCCCGAAAAGAGGCCCAAAACGACCTAAAAAGGCAGAAATGGTGAAGAAAGttacaaaaagaaaacttaCCGAAAAGCGCGTTAAACGTAAGAAGGAAATGATGCTGAACAGAAACAAATACAACTCGAATGTTTCAAATAACCAAATGCATTGGCGAGACCTTTATGAAATTGCTGTAACTAATCATTACAGTCCTGAATTGAGAGCAAAGATAATGAAATACAGTAGTAAACTCGGAAACTCATCCAATATGGCTTCGGCAATAACTGCACATTTATGTACCACAGTACCGCATGCAGGTGGTAAAATCCTAATAGCTACTAAAGACCTCAAAGAAAATACTCCAATAATTGAGTTGAGAGGGAAATATATGCTTTCTAATCAGCACAGGCCTCCGTTGCAGAACTCTGCACGGGCTGGTAGTCAGAAACCTGGCCCGTTTGTGTTCTTTTACAGATTACCAAAAGACAACACTCAGATATGCATAGACACTAGAACGTATGGTAACGAAGCGAGATTTGTGCGCCGGTCGTGTAAGCCAAATGCCGAATTACAGCATTGTATTGTTAAAGGTGCCTTGCATGTATATCTGGCGACAATTGGCGTGATTCAGTCGAACACTGAGATTACTGTGGGCCATGACTCTGATAATAGTAAACAGCCGTGTGCGTGTGGTAACCCTAagcattgtaaaataaatggttTTAGTCCTGTATCCTTACCTCCGCGTAAGAGCATGGACCTTCCCTTGAGAGAAAAACGAAGTCGAAACAGGTGCTATAGTTCGTCATCACCGTTATCTCCTCCTTTGGGATCAATTTTGACTACACCGACAAAAGAAAATCCACCATCGTTTAAGTGTGAGCCACCATcaataaaacaagaaaaacGCTCACCTATTAAACATGAGTTACCACCAATGTCACCCATTAAAGAACCAATGCTATCACCAGAATATTATGAACCTATTAAGTCTGAATCTGATGTGAAAGAAGAGTACCATCAAGAAATAGACTTAACTGCTAAAGAAGAAATGAAATCAGACTTGGATGAGCcagattttgttaaaattgaaCCTAAATTTGAAGAAAAGCCAAAAGTAATAATTCAGTCATACACTCAGTTTAAGCCAGATGATACAATGGAATTTGAGAaacttcaaacaaaattagaaatatttgaagCAAAAGAAGAACCGATTTTGCCTACATTTTATGCCAAAATGGAAAAGCTCAACGAGAGCTTAGAAATGAAAGTTGAACAATTGAAAAAAGAAGAGCCAGTAAAAGAACTACCAGAAAAATTTGAGGAACCAGAGTTAGAAGAGCCAAAAGAAGAAAAACCTAAGATGGAAGATGTCACAGAAGAAGAAAATCTTCTAGCGAAAGAAGTAACGGCAAAATCGGCATGTTATGACCGCTCTGCAAGAACTAGCAGAACTACTTGTGTTAATCAAGACTCACTTGATGACAAAACTGATGATTCACAAGATAAATTGCCAACTACTAGCAAGGGAAAGGAAAAAAGGAAAATG ACGCGCGAAGAACGTAAAATGGAGGCTATAATGAAGGCATTTGAGAGAATGGAAAGGGCCGAACAAAGAAAACAAGAAGTGAAAGAAAGGCAAAAACGAAGGGAGTCTGATCCGCATCCACACAACTTCACTGAAAAGGAAGATGAAGAAGATACACACAATAGCTTTAAAAAGAGAAAACG acGCAGAGGGCGTGCTCGCACTTCTTCACAATCAAACAGGAGACGATTAAATTCAGCAGACAGTGATCTTGTGACTTCGGGAGATGAAGCCCAACCATTCTCGCCGCCTCACGAGCCTTGTAGAAATGATCCAGTCACGCCCATAAATGAGATTAAACCACAAGAATCTATGCCAGAC AATCTTGGATTGAGTTCAGCCTGCTTACTAGTTGAAGCTGCCGTTGGTTCAGTTGAATCCGCGTTCAAACAACCaaaaactaagaaaacaaTGGCCAATGAATGGATTGGTCGTTCGCCTGAGAGAACACCATCTCCTTACAACTCGCCATATCGACCATCTCTGGTCTCGACTACCTCTTTGGAGAGTTTGGTCAGAGTTGCCTCAACGATGATCGGCGATCTTAGCGGTGGGCAAGATTATCAGGAAGAAGAGCAGCTCCAGTCGCCACCGCTGACTCCAGGGAAAGATAGAAGTAGACCTCCAAAGAAAGCTAAGAGAGTAACACGAAGTACACCGGCAATTGAAACGCCTGAATTGCCACAAAACCACAGCGCAAAGAAACGATGGTTGCGACAGGCCATCAGCGAAGAGAGCGATTCGCCATGTCTTG ACACATTTGTTTCAGAATCTCCACCCAATGAAATGGTGACACCGTTGAAAAAACGAAGAATGGCCAGAGAATCTTTATCGTGTGACCAAAATCCACATGACACT TGTAACGACGAGGTTTCACCTGTAATGACATCTGAAGATTCACCGGTTAAGGAAGATTCACTCGCTTTAGCTCGTCAATACAAGCGTAACATAATGGATATGTATGCACGAGACAGAACTCGCTCTGACAGTGGGCAAGGTTCCGACGACCAATGCAATATCGATCACGATGTTCTTAATGTTAAATTGGGAGCGCACAACACTGAACATATCCGCCGAATTATTGGCGTTCCTGATGATATACCAGAAGTACCAAAAGAAGAAGACGTAGCTatcaacaataacaataatttggaAGTAGAAGAAACTAACAATAAAGTTGTTCCAATGGAGATAGACACAACTGTGATAACGCAATCTAAAATAGAATCTAACGAAGTTCACACTGATTTAAAATACAGTGACAGTCCTATTGAGAAGGTACAAAGCTCACAATCAGCAGACACAAGTGGTAATTCATCACCGCAACGAGATGAAATGGATGATATTCAGAAGAAAATACATTCATTTCACACAGAGAACATACTTTTTCTAAAAAGCAGAAACAAGAAACCACCAAAAGAGAAACGGAAGAAGGTGAACTTGAACTTTGATCTTAACATGGTTGATGATCAAATCAGTATTCAGTTGAGAACAGATGATACTAGCAATTCAGAATTCAACGGCGATATTCATGATGATACAAATTCACATGAGGAAATGAAGATATCACCTGAAAATATTCCTCTACCGCCTGTTGAATCGATACCATTGCCGGCTCCAGAGACTATACCGCTCCCGGAAGAAATAAATCTAATGGCCATAGTGCCTCCTCCGGAAACCATACCACTTCCAGAAGAGCCAATGAATCCTCTTAACCAAATTGAAACGTGCCCTGACTCGCCCAAGCTAGAAGCAGTCGAACGGCCGTCCGTGCTTGATTCGGCACCGTTTTCACCAAGATTTGGCTCCACCGGCCTCTTCTCGGGCCTCTTCAGCAACATGCCAAATTCATTCAAGGACTCATCCATAAACGAGAATATACCAAATATGTCGTTAATAAAAAGTGCAATAGATAGGACTACAAGTTTAGACGCTAGTATATTCGATAAAGACAGTATAACTCCAGTGGACGAACTGAAAAGTGTTCAGGAGATACTGACGCGAGTGAATAATATGGACTCAAATAACAGTGTGTTGTTGTCGGGTGTGTTGAAGAGTTCGAATAAGGGCGGGCTGTTGAACGCGCCAGTGCCATCCTCGTCGCCCGCCCGCCCTACCAAGCCCTACTGCCCTCGCACCAATGACCCAAGGCTGAATCCTCCGCCTGCTGATAAACCCAAACCAGTTAGAAGAAAG CTCTCTATAACCGAATATCGAAAGAGACATAAAGGTGCAACCGCGTCCGACGAAGCGTCGGCAGAGGGTGGGGAACTGGGTCTGGGGCCAGAATGGTCTTCCGGGTCCACCAATTCTTCGGGGTCAGCGTCTCTCTCACCGCAAAGGCTCGAAGCTGCAGCTGCGGCGGCAGTAGATGAGCTGGAGCAGCGTTTGCATAAAGACCTCGGTTCGCATATGCCTAAAG GTGTGTTCGACGCTCAGCCAACAGCCTCAGAGCGACAACGGGAAAATCTAAGCTCTCGGCTTCGAAAAGAATTTGGTCTCGCATTACCTGATGATGAGGAATCGAGACCTGCCACTGAACCCTCGG ATGTCGTTGAGGTTGCGAAACGATGCGAGAGGTAG